The sequence CATCAGAAATAATCATCCCTAAAAAATAAATGCCAATATAAACTAACAAGGCAAAATCCTGAAAAATAATGGGGAGATATACTTTCTCTAAAACCGTTCCGAATGAATATAACACATACATGTTTACGGCAAGATGTAAAAAATCGGCATGAATAAATCCACTGGTTAAATAACGATGCCATTCACCACGATTATGCATTGCGAAGGGATAAAACAACGCTGCACCTCGCAATACGGGATTGTTAAATGCCATAAAAGAAGTAATGCAGGTTAAAACAATAATTAATAATGTTATAGAAAAATGTTCCATTTAATGGTGATAAGGTTCGTTATTAATAATGGTGAAAGCGCGATACAATTGCTCTAAAAAAATAAGCCGCACCATTTGATGCGGAAAGGTAAGTTTTGAAAGACTCAGTTTTTCATTTGCAAGCGCATAAATTTCATCGCTAAATCCATGCGCGCCACCTAATACAAATACAATATGTTTGATATTAGCAAGTTGTTTTTTAGATATTTCGTTTGCAAATTCTTTCGAAGTGAAGGTTTTTCCTGTTTCATCCAACAGAATAATATAATCACCCTTTTCAAGGAGTTTTTTCAATAATTCGCCTTCTTTAATTTTTGCTTCAGCAG comes from Bacteroidota bacterium and encodes:
- a CDS encoding 23S rRNA (pseudouridine(1915)-N(3))-methyltransferase RlmH, translating into MHITFISIGKTTDKLIADQCAVYCKRIVKYTSFTWKETADIKSLPPAEAKIKEGELLKKLLEKGDYIILLDETGKTFTSKEFANEISKKQLANIKHIVFVLGGAHGFSDEIYALANEKLSLSKLTFPHQMVRLIFLEQLYRAFTIINNEPYHH